The genomic interval CGCTTTATACAGATGGTATTGTGAGTCCACAGGAGGACATGTCCTATGTACTTAGTCTTGGGTCTAGCCCCGGCCAGAGAATTAGCCGCTATGGTGGGCCACAGATTCAGGATGACAGGAACCTGGGAACTGGGCGAAATAACAATGCAGTGGGCACTTGATAGCACTACATTCTACAAAATCGACATCAGTCCCAACTGGGCCATCAAAACAGAAAAGATCAAAGTTTCAGAACCTAAACTCTGCTTTAATAGATGTTAAAGATAATAAATGCAAAATTCCCGATCATAGAGCCAACGAAGATCAGCATTTAATCGGTCGTCTGCTACGAAAAGCGTTTCGTGGCCTGCCGGGACCTCCGCCAAAAGATCTAATTTTCTCACAAGATGACAGGCGGACACTGGATGTTAGGAATAGGCAGTCTTTATTTCATTCTGAGAGCAATGTGCAATTGGAGGTGAAAATTGGGAGCAAAGTGAGAGAAATTGAGCAAGTGCGTGGAGCACCGAAAAAGGCGGAAGGCTTTTCGGTGCGACGTTCGGGCACGATTATCTTCTATGATGGATTGAAAACTGCGGTGCATCGGCCAGACCCAACTCGAGAAGCATATTGccgaaaagaagaaagtaATAGTCGGCGTAGACCAGCCCATGGTTGGACCAACGCCTGGGCGCAAACTCAAAGTTGTTAATAGTTGCTCCATCCAAAATAGTGTCGCGGGACTTTGAACCGGAAACATCCACGACAGATAAAATATCGAAGCCGTCACCATTCTTGTCGTCAATATCACCTTCGTGAAAAATAGCAACTTGCGAGGGATGCTGGGTAGACTCGAACCGAAAGGTCGGTGGGTTCAAGAACTTTGTGACAGTGGCATCAACAATGCTAATAGCCTTAGACAGATAGTGATCAGCTTCTGGGGTGTTTCTGAGCGCCTTATAGATAAGCAGCATGCCACAAGCGGCGATCATAGCAGCCGAAGTATCCCGTGGGCTGGCCGCAGTAACAGGGGCACAAAAATCCCAGTATGGTACTCTATCTGCTGGAAGATTTGCAATAAAATAATCAGCCAAATCTTTCGCCGTGTTAAGGAATGACGAGTCTGCCGTCCATTCAAAGGTCTGCATGAACCCTAGAATCCCCCACGCCTGCCCACGAGCCCAGCAGCTGTCATCGTCGTACCCCTGATTCGTGAACTTGGCCTTTACGTCCCCAGTCTCTGCATCAAAATTAACCACGTGGAATGTGGTATTATCTTGGCGGATATGGTGTTTCTGCGTCGTGCGTGCGTGCGCCAGAGCAATATCGTAAAGTGACTTATTTGAAGTCTCTCGTGCCGCCCAGAAGAGAAGGTCCAAGTTCAACATGTTGTCAATGATAACCAGAAAATCCTGTGATGGGTCTGTGAACGAGTATCGGTTCGTGATGCAGACGTCCCAGCTTTGAAGGCATTTCGTGGTAGCGTTGAACCGACTAGCGAGCGAGTGAGCtgccatggtgagagtgTTGTATGCAGCCGGATCACGATAGATGTTCCAGGCCTGCATGGCCCACGGTGCGATCATGAAACCCAAGTCATGGGTGTCACGCTTCAGTGCATTCTGATGCAGGTTGGCTGTCCATAACCGACACAGGTACGCCATTTGAAGGGGATGAGGACAGTGTTGGTGGTTTACTGCCTGAGGATGTTTAATTTGACGTTCGTGGATGAGGTACAAAGATCCTGGGAAAAAGCCGGAGGTCCAAAAGTCGAGGGATCGGTAAACGTATGTGGTGCCACCTTCACCGGTGTATTCAGGGTAGAGAACCGGTGGCTTACTCTGTTATTAGATGAGTATCTGAAAACTGTCAAAAGGGCCTTGCTTTGCAATGACCTACGCTTCGAAGGGCTTGGGATGCGACATTCCACAGCTTTGCCATCACGGATTCTGAAAAGAGCGCCTCAATCACCCGTTCTGTCGGAGTACGCGTTGACTTCTTGATGCCATTTGTGACATGCTGTCCGGATTTTGCCCGCTTTGAACTTGGTTCCTAGCTAATATATCAGATCATGTTACATTGCGTAAATGTAAATTTCAACATACTGTGGTGAGTTCATCATCCAAAGACATGGTGGAGCGCTTCAGGCAGCTAGAGGAGGCTCTTTCGtagaaaaagaaacggaCCGATCAAGGCTCAGAAACAGAATTAGATTACTATTTGTAGCAAATTTCATTGGGATTCTTATTCATCTTTGTCAATTACACGACGAGGACAAATCCTCGCGGAAATACCCggcatctcctccgccacgcGAAGGGCGGATGTATTGTTTCGGTAAAGTAACGTCGAATGTATAATTCATAAATGTGAAGAATCACCATATGCTGATCGGGAGAGCAATATTTGCTAGGTTTGTGATGAGTGCCCAATTGCGACTCTCAAGCTCTAAACTTCCAACAAACGGAATTTGGGCATCTATAGGGTTTGAATATTGCTAGCTTTTTTCGAACATTATCCGATGACAGTCAACGTAAAACACCCGAAAGGATAGTGATCGAAATACACCCGTGTCTTGGCCACCGGAGCTTCTCCCGGAGACTCTCCCGACGGTAGTTCTTGTCCGGCCCCACTCGCTAGCTAGCGTGAGAACTAGCGCACGGTTTAATTTATCGGATTTTCTAGGCCTAGAAATCTTTGTACATATTTGTGTACAAttggtggtgggaaggcTACTAGCAGTTTGGGTAGTGATCGGCTCCCAAAGTAAAGGGTGAGTACTTTCAGAGCGCCTAGAGCGGAGCGCTAAGCACCAATTCATACCCGACAGTAGAATAATACCTAACTTGCCTTCGACTGTGATTTTGTGACTAACTAGGTCTAAGTCGTTCAAGGTTTTGCTTAAAGAATAGCTCTTTCTATTACTTTGAACAAAATCGCTTGTACCTTAACGTTACTACTGAAGAAATTTATTCTAGAATAGTCGTTCCTAGCGAATCAATCCTACTAACAATACCATTTTGAATATAAGCAAATATAAATTTGAACTCATTATTATGCTCAAATTATCGACCTCACAATTCGGCCATTAATAGCTGCTGAGTGTATGCATCCCAGTTGACTTTCCTCCCA from Penicillium psychrofluorescens genome assembly, chromosome: 5 carries:
- a CDS encoding uncharacterized protein (ID:PFLUO_008356-T1.cds;~source:funannotate); the encoded protein is MSLDDELTTEPSSKRAKSGQHVTNGIKKSTRTPTERVIEALFSESVMAKLWNVASQALRSSKPPVLYPEYTGEGGTTYVYRSLDFWTSGFFPGSLYLIHERQIKHPQAVNHQHCPHPLQMAYLCRLWTANLHQNALKRDTHDLGFMIAPWAMQAWNIYRDPAAYNTLTMAAHSLASRFNATTKCLQSWDVCITNRYSFTDPSQDFLVIIDNMLNLDLLFWAARETSNKSLYDIALAHARTTQKHHIRQDNTTFHVVNFDAETGDVKAKFTNQGYDDDSCWARGQAWGILGFMQTFEWTADSSFLNTAKDLADYFIANLPADRVPYWDFCAPVTAASPRDTSAAMIAACGMLLIYKALRNTPEADHYLSKAISIVDATVTKFLNPPTFRFESTQHPSQVAIFHEGDIDDKNGDGFDILSVVDVSGSKSRDTILDGATINNFEFAPRRWSNHGLVYADYYFLLFGNMLLELGLADAPQFSIHHRR